A stretch of Triticum aestivum cultivar Chinese Spring chromosome 1D, IWGSC CS RefSeq v2.1, whole genome shotgun sequence DNA encodes these proteins:
- the LOC123164534 gene encoding lysine histidine transporter 2 — protein MEVDRSIELPAVQQEGTTSSPSPELDILEEYVETVKERESEAKLKDVNLDDWLPITSSRTAKWYYSAFHNVTAMVGAGVLGLPFAMSHLGWGPGVAVIASSFGITLYTLWQMVEMHEMVPGKRFDRYHELGQHAFGKKLGLWIIVPQQLVVDVGTDIVYMVTGGQSLKKFHDLVCNGRCKDIRLTYFIMIFGSVHFLLSQMPNFNSISGVSAAAAVMSICYSMVAFFASVLHKHPAAVGAVDYGLKAATTAGHVFGALNALGAVAFAFAGHNVVLEIQATIPSTPEQPSKKPMWRGVMAAYGIVALCYFSVAFGGYYAFGNSVDPNILITLDKPRWLIALANLMVVVHVIGSYQVFAMPVFDMMETVLVKKLKFAPGLPLRLTARSAYVALTMLVGMTFPFFDGLLGFFGGFAFAPTTYFLPCIIWLMLRKPARYSLTWFLNWIFIAIGVALMLLSPIGGLRQIILDAKTFKFYS, from the coding sequence ATGGAGGTCGATCGATCAATCGAACTGCCTGCGGTTCAACAAGAAGGAActacgtcgtcgccgtcgccggagtTGGATATCTTGGAGGAGTACGTGGAGACGGTGAAGGAGCGGGAGTCGGAGGCGAAGCTCAAGGACGTAAACCTGGACGACTGGCTCCCCATCACGTCGTCCCGCACCGCCAAGTGGTACTACTCCGCCTTCCACAACGTGACGGCCATGGTGGGTGCCGGCGTGCTGGGCCTCCCGTTCGCCATGTCGCACCTCGGCTGGGGCCCTGGCGTGGCCGTCATCGCCAGCTCCTTCGGGATCACGCTCTACACGCTGTGGCAGATGGTGGAGATGCACGAGATGGTCCCCGGCAAGCGCTTCGACCGCTACCACGAGCTCGGCCAGCACGCGTTCGGGAAGAAGCTGGGCCTCTGGATCATCGTGCCGCAGCAGCTCGTCGTCGACGTCGGCACCGACATCGTATACATGGTCACCGGCGGCCAGTCGCTCAAGAAGTTCCACGACCTCGTGTGCAACGGCCGGTGCAAGGACATACGCCTCACCTACTTCATCATgatcttcggctccgtccacttTCTGCTCTCCCAGATGCCCAACTTCAACTCCATCTCCggcgtctccgccgccgccgccgtcatgtCCATCTGCTACTCCATGGTCGCCTTCTTCGCGTCCGTGCTACACAAACACCCTGCTGCAGTTGGAGCCGTCGACTACGGGCTCAAGGCGGCGACCACGGCGGGGCATGTGTTCGGCGCGCTCAACGCTCTGGGGGCGGTCGCCTTCGCGTTCGCCGGCCACAATGTGGTGCTCGAGATCCAGGCCACAATCCCGTCCACCCCGGAGCAGCCGTCCAAGAAGCCAATGTGGCGCGGTGTGATGGCCGCCTACGGCATCGTCGCGCTCTGCTACTTCTCGGTCGCCTTCGGCGGGTACTACGCCTTCGGCAACTCGGTCGACCCCAACATCCTCATCACCCTCGACAAGCCGCGGTGGCTCATCGCCCTCGCCAACCTCATGGTCGTCGTCCACGTCATCGGCAGCTACCAGGTGTTCGCCATGCCGGTGTTCGACATGATGGAGACGGTGCTCGTCAAGAAGCTCAAGTTCGCCCCCGGCCTCCCGCTCCGCCTCACCGCCCGCTCCGCCTACGTCGCGCTCACGATGCTCGTCGGCATGACCTTCCCCTTCTTCGACGGCCTGCTCGGGTTCTTCGGAGGCTTTGCGTTCGCGCCCACCACCTACTTCCTGCCCTGCATCATCTGGCTCATGCTGCGCAAGCCCGCCAGATACAGCCTGACATGGTTCCTCAACTGGATATTCATCGCCATTGGAGTTGCGCTCATGCTGCTCTCCCCCATCGGTGGGTTGCGCCAAATCATCCTTGACGCCAAGACCTTCAAGTTCTACTCTTAA